The Streptomyces racemochromogenes DNA segment CGAGGTCGCCGACCGGCAGCGCGTCGCGCTGAAGCAGCAGGTCGGCGAGCGGGGCCGGCTGGTGGAACTGCTGGCGGGTGCAACCGAGGCGCACGGTCCCGGCGTCAAGCTTGTGGTGGACGATGCCAAGGGTGCCTCGTCGGGCGGTGGTGGCGGTCCGCGCGAGAGCGCCGGGTTCTCGAACACCGGCCGCGTCCGTGACCGGGACATGCAGCGGATCGTCAACGGGCTCTGGCAGGCCGGCGCCGAGGCCGTCTCGATCAACGGGCAGCGGCTGACGGCGCTGTCCGCGATCAGGGCCGCGGGTGACGCGATACTGGTCGACAACAAGCCGCTGGTGCCGCCCTACGAGGTCCTCGCGGTGGGCGACAAGAAGCGGCTCGGGACCACGTTCCAGGACTCCGTGGACGGTCAGTACCTGCACGTCCTCCAGGAGAGTTACGGGATCCGCTACAGCCTGACCCCCGTGGACGAGGTGCGGCTGCCCGCGGCGTCGAGCCTGACCGTCCGCACAGCCACAGCAGCAGAGCCGAAGAAGGGTGCATCGTGATCGCGGTACTGGGCCTCTTGGCCGGAGTGGTGGTCGGGCTTCTGGTCCGGCCCGAGGTGCCGGCCGTGGTGGAGCCTTATCTGCCGATCGCCGTGGTGGCCGCCCTCGACGCGGTGTTCGGCGGGCTGCGCGCGATGCTGGACGGGATCTTCGTCGACAAGGTCTTCGTGGTGTCGTTCCTGTCGAACGTGGTCGTCGCCGCGCTGATCGTCTTCCTCGGCGACAAACTGGGCGTCGGCTCTCAGCTGTCGACGGGTGTGGTCGTCGTCCTCGGCATCCGGATCTTCTCCAACGCCGCGGCCATCCGCCGGCACGTCTTCCGGGCGTGACGCCGATGAGCACGGAGAACACCCCGCCGCAGGAGCCTGACGTCCCCGGGAAGCCGAAGCCGCAGCCTCAGCCGTCCCAGCCGCCGGCGCGGCCGGAGCCCGAGCCGGCGGAGGCCCCGGAACCGCCGGGGCAGCCCGGGCCGGCCGTGCCGCAGGAGACCGGGCGCCAGCGCCTGGCCGCCGGACTGTGGCCGCCCAGGCTCAGCCGCGCCCAACTGATCGTCGCGCTGCTGCTGTTCGTCCTGGGCCTCGGCCTCGCGATCCAGGTCCGGTCCAACAGCGACTCCAGTGCCCCGCTGCGCGGTGCCCGGCAGGAGGACCTCGTACGGATCCTCGACGAGCTGGACGGGCGCACGCAGCGCCTGGAGGACGAGAAGCAGCGGCTGGACGACCAGCGCAAGGAGTTGCAGAGCAGTTCCAACCAGGCGGAGGAGGCCCGCCGCCAGACGGTTGAGAAGGAGCGCCAACTGGGCATCCTGGCCGGTACGGTGGCCGCACAGGGCCCGGGGATCACGCTGCGGATCACCGACACCAAGGGCCAGGTGAGGTCCGACCAGTTGCTGGACACCCTCCAGGAGCTGCGGGCGGCCGGGGCGGAGGCGATCCAGATCAACGGCGTGCGCGTCGTGGCGGGCTCGTACTTCTCCGACGAGGGCGGCGGGGTCGGGATCGACGGTAAGAAGATCACACAGCCCTACGAGTTCAAGGTCATCGGCAAGCCGCAGGATCTGGAGCCCGCGCTGAACATCCCGGGAGGTGTGGTGCAGACGATGGAGAAGGAACAGGCCACGGTCGCCGTCACACGGTCGGCGAAGATCGTTGTGGATGCCTTGCGGGCTGCGAAGCAGCCTGACTACGCTCGGTCGTCATCGCCGTGATGCGCAGTGGAACGCGGACGGGCTCACGCGGGCCGACGCCTGCGGGGGGTCGGCGCACGGAAGTCGCCGTGCGTGGTGGAAACTGTCTGGTGGTTACGGACGTTGTCAGAATGTCCGGGTCGGCAGGTGTGTGCATGCAGAGTTCGTCCTGCCCCACGGGCGGGTCTGTTTCGGTCAAGGGGAATCGCCCGTGAAGTTGTTTGAGAAGTTGTTCGGCAAGAAGAAGAACGAGGAAAGCGGTGCGACGCGGCATCGCGCGGGGCAGCCGGAAGGGGAAGGGCAGGGCGACAGGCCGCTCTTCCGTGACGAGGTGGCCGGCCCGGGTGACAATTCGGGCGGGCTCGGCGCGTCGTCCGTTGACCCGGCTGGTTCCGGACGCATAGGTTTCGGTGAACCATCAAGCTCTAGTGCGGGTGGAGGGTTTGCCTCTGACCCCTATGCCACCAGTGCCTCCGCGGGGCAGCCGCGGCGCGAGGAGCCGTCCATGTCGGCCGAGCAGACGTGCGGCAGGTGCGGTCACCGCAGCGACGCCGCGAGCCGTTTCTGCTCCAACTGCGGGGCGCCGCTGCGGCCGGGCCTGACGCCGGAGCGCGCTTCGGAGACCACGTCCACCATCTCGATCTCGGGCCTGGA contains these protein-coding regions:
- a CDS encoding DUF881 domain-containing protein, encoding MCGMSQPPNNRSSATPPARPDASMSLLTHVMDHSLDEGYAEASARREADGTAGLPRTVKAKLGLAAGLVLAAMVVTLGAAQARVAAPVLAKERQELIDRVRRADDHAEALERETERLRTEVADRQRVALKQQVGERGRLVELLAGATEAHGPGVKLVVDDAKGASSGGGGGPRESAGFSNTGRVRDRDMQRIVNGLWQAGAEAVSINGQRLTALSAIRAAGDAILVDNKPLVPPYEVLAVGDKKRLGTTFQDSVDGQYLHVLQESYGIRYSLTPVDEVRLPAASSLTVRTATAAEPKKGAS
- a CDS encoding small basic family protein — its product is MIAVLGLLAGVVVGLLVRPEVPAVVEPYLPIAVVAALDAVFGGLRAMLDGIFVDKVFVVSFLSNVVVAALIVFLGDKLGVGSQLSTGVVVVLGIRIFSNAAAIRRHVFRA
- a CDS encoding DUF881 domain-containing protein produces the protein MSTENTPPQEPDVPGKPKPQPQPSQPPARPEPEPAEAPEPPGQPGPAVPQETGRQRLAAGLWPPRLSRAQLIVALLLFVLGLGLAIQVRSNSDSSAPLRGARQEDLVRILDELDGRTQRLEDEKQRLDDQRKELQSSSNQAEEARRQTVEKERQLGILAGTVAAQGPGITLRITDTKGQVRSDQLLDTLQELRAAGAEAIQINGVRVVAGSYFSDEGGGVGIDGKKITQPYEFKVIGKPQDLEPALNIPGGVVQTMEKEQATVAVTRSAKIVVDALRAAKQPDYARSSSP
- a CDS encoding FHA domain-containing protein translates to MHAEFVLPHGRVCFGQGESPVKLFEKLFGKKKNEESGATRHRAGQPEGEGQGDRPLFRDEVAGPGDNSGGLGASSVDPAGSGRIGFGEPSSSSAGGGFASDPYATSASAGQPRREEPSMSAEQTCGRCGHRSDAASRFCSNCGAPLRPGLTPERASETTSTISISGLEAYEAEGSGQHVSSSLSPEAQAAVEALPPGSALLIVRRGPNSGSRFLLDGELTTAGRHPQSDIFLDDITVSRLHVEFRRSPEGGFTVADVGSLNGTYVNREPIESVALHNGDEVQIGKYRLVFYASLRGV